The following proteins come from a genomic window of Acinetobacter baumannii:
- the leuE gene encoding leucine efflux protein LeuE yields the protein MFGITDLTTYIIGTFLIVLLPGPNSLYVMSIASRYGIKTGYMGALGIFTGDLILMLCTVLGAASLLKAFPWVFIVLKLVGALYLSYLGFKLLQGSIQRWKLRNQPQAEMADLPALDKVHPYKTALSISLLNPKAILFFLSFFVQFVEPDYAYPALSFLILAVILQIISFSYLTALIFSGIKLSTFFKQNHKIAASGIFLVGILFFGFGLKLATSTM from the coding sequence GTGTTCGGCATAACAGACTTAACAACATATATTATTGGTACATTCCTAATTGTGTTATTGCCAGGGCCCAATTCTCTTTATGTGATGTCGATTGCTTCACGCTATGGTATTAAAACCGGATATATGGGGGCACTTGGTATTTTTACAGGTGACTTAATTTTAATGCTCTGTACCGTACTTGGTGCAGCTTCTTTACTAAAAGCATTCCCTTGGGTTTTTATTGTACTTAAACTCGTCGGCGCACTTTACTTGTCTTATTTAGGTTTTAAGCTTTTACAAGGCAGCATTCAGCGTTGGAAATTACGTAATCAACCCCAAGCAGAAATGGCTGATTTACCTGCTTTAGATAAAGTTCACCCTTATAAAACAGCCTTAAGTATTAGTTTACTCAACCCTAAAGCGATTTTATTTTTCCTGTCTTTCTTTGTGCAGTTTGTTGAACCGGATTATGCCTATCCAGCTTTAAGCTTTTTAATTTTAGCGGTGATTTTACAAATTATTAGCTTCAGTTATTTAACTGCGCTTATTTTCTCTGGAATTAAACTTTCAACTTTTTTCAAACAAAACCATAAAATTGCAGCAAGCGGAATTTTCTTAGTTGGCATTTTATTTTTCGGATTTGGCTTAAAGCTGGCAACTTCAACAATGTAA
- a CDS encoding Lrp/AsnC family transcriptional regulator translates to MDEQAENLSPLELKIMRCLQENGRLSNAELAKLVGISTSSCWNHTQRLFKIGAILDVRARINPGMVQRETIVLVGVVLDRSTPDSFQAFEQAAGDLENVLECYLVAGEVDYFLKIRVKDLAAFNRFHSEKIIALPGVRQVRTFFVLNEVKTDGMLAF, encoded by the coding sequence ATGGATGAACAGGCTGAAAATCTATCACCTCTTGAATTGAAAATTATGCGCTGTTTACAAGAGAATGGACGTTTAAGTAATGCTGAACTGGCAAAACTTGTTGGCATTAGTACTTCGTCATGTTGGAACCATACTCAGCGTCTTTTTAAGATTGGGGCCATCTTGGATGTGCGTGCTCGAATCAATCCGGGTATGGTGCAACGTGAGACCATTGTTTTGGTCGGAGTAGTGCTGGATCGCTCGACACCTGATAGCTTTCAGGCATTTGAACAAGCAGCAGGTGATTTGGAGAATGTTCTAGAATGTTACTTGGTTGCTGGAGAAGTCGATTACTTTCTAAAAATTCGTGTTAAAGATTTGGCTGCTTTTAACCGTTTTCATAGTGAAAAAATTATTGCCTTACCTGGGGTAAGACAGGTGAGGACATTTTTTGTGCTCAATGAAGTTAAAACAGATGGCATGCTGGCATTTTAA
- a CDS encoding benzoate/H(+) symporter BenE family transporter — translation MQKILQDFSIPAVFAGFITFLIGISVSAILVIQAAQALGASSEQITSWFWALGLGIGLSGLILSWKFKYPVATAWSTAGLALIMATGSGYSLNEAIGAFLVGGLLTAILGFSGIFQKALSYIPQSLTSAMLAGVLLKFGISLFASLQNDWTFVLSLLAIYVITKRLWPRYSIVFTALAGIALCPVFLDFHMPTLEWSLAKPVWISPEFSWSALLGLALPLFVISMASQYLPGIAMIKSYGYKPHVNQLIGWTGLTQVVLAPFGCYSVNIAAISAAVSLDDQVHPDPSKRYIAGISCGFFYVLMGLFAATLTSLLMSFPHIFIVALAGIALLGTISHNIALAFGPVEDREAALFTFLCSASGIQFFGVGSAFWGLVVGIVVFIVLKFKAKK, via the coding sequence ATGCAAAAGATTCTTCAAGATTTCTCAATACCAGCCGTATTTGCTGGTTTTATTACCTTTCTTATTGGTATTAGTGTTTCGGCTATTTTAGTGATTCAGGCTGCTCAAGCTTTAGGTGCGTCATCTGAACAAATCACCTCATGGTTTTGGGCTTTAGGCTTAGGTATTGGTTTATCAGGACTCATCCTTTCTTGGAAATTTAAATATCCCGTAGCAACAGCTTGGTCAACTGCGGGCCTCGCTTTAATTATGGCAACAGGTAGTGGCTATAGTTTAAATGAAGCAATTGGCGCTTTTTTAGTAGGTGGTTTACTTACTGCGATTTTAGGCTTTTCAGGTATATTCCAAAAAGCGCTTTCCTATATACCACAAAGCTTAACCAGTGCCATGCTTGCCGGAGTTTTGCTTAAGTTTGGGATTTCGCTTTTCGCGAGCTTGCAAAATGATTGGACATTTGTTTTATCTTTACTCGCTATTTATGTCATTACAAAAAGATTATGGCCGCGTTACAGCATTGTATTTACCGCACTGGCTGGTATTGCCCTCTGCCCTGTCTTTTTAGACTTTCATATGCCTACTCTTGAGTGGTCCTTGGCTAAACCCGTTTGGATTAGTCCTGAATTTAGCTGGTCAGCACTTTTAGGCTTAGCATTACCACTTTTTGTGATTAGCATGGCATCGCAATATCTACCCGGTATAGCCATGATCAAGAGTTATGGCTATAAACCGCATGTTAATCAACTGATTGGCTGGACAGGTCTAACCCAAGTTGTGCTTGCACCTTTTGGATGTTACAGCGTTAATATTGCTGCGATAAGTGCTGCCGTAAGCTTAGACGACCAAGTTCATCCTGACCCAAGCAAACGTTATATTGCGGGTATAAGCTGTGGCTTTTTTTATGTGTTGATGGGGCTATTTGCTGCAACCCTCACAAGCTTACTGATGTCTTTTCCTCATATTTTTATTGTAGCTTTAGCAGGCATTGCCTTACTTGGTACGATTAGTCACAACATTGCGCTTGCGTTTGGTCCAGTTGAAGACCGCGAAGCGGCATTATTTACCTTTTTATGTAGTGCGTCAGGTATCCAATTTTTCGGTGTTGGTTCAGCTTTCTGGGGACTGGTTGTCGGTATTGTTGTATTTATAGTCCTTAAATTTAAAGCTAAAAAATAA
- a CDS encoding MgtC/SapB family protein gives MKLQFLQHTDLSNIIDTLISLSAAFILGALIGFERQYRQRTAGLRTNVLVAVGAAIFVDIAINLTGADGAVRVIAYVVSGIGFLGAGVIMRQEGNIHGLNTAATLWCSAAVGAAAGADLIIEAILATAFILSANTLLRPIVHIIDRRPLDDDTEVLHVIYIICDRSQSKVVMDELNLTLKHHNYPAKDIDVTPFGEKEVEIEVTLIATSIEAEEAQHIINHLNAMPQIRQAFWDKNTIN, from the coding sequence ATGAAATTGCAATTTCTACAACATACAGACTTATCAAATATTATTGATACTTTAATTAGTCTCTCGGCTGCTTTTATTTTAGGGGCGTTAATTGGGTTCGAACGTCAGTATAGGCAACGTACAGCTGGTCTTCGAACAAATGTTCTAGTTGCGGTAGGTGCAGCAATTTTTGTAGATATTGCAATTAATCTTACTGGAGCAGATGGAGCTGTTCGGGTAATTGCCTATGTTGTTTCGGGTATTGGTTTTTTGGGTGCGGGTGTCATTATGCGCCAAGAAGGCAACATCCACGGTTTAAATACCGCAGCGACTTTATGGTGTTCTGCGGCAGTAGGTGCTGCCGCGGGTGCTGATTTAATTATTGAAGCAATATTGGCGACAGCCTTTATTTTATCTGCCAATACACTATTAAGACCGATTGTCCATATCATTGACCGTCGTCCGTTAGACGATGACACAGAAGTTTTACATGTAATTTACATTATATGTGACCGAAGTCAGAGCAAGGTCGTTATGGATGAATTAAACCTAACCTTAAAGCATCATAATTATCCTGCTAAAGATATTGATGTCACACCTTTTGGAGAAAAAGAGGTTGAAATAGAAGTAACACTAATTGCAACTTCAATCGAAGCAGAAGAAGCACAACACATCATTAATCACTTAAATGCTATGCCACAAATACGGCAGGCTTTTTGGGATAAAAACACAATTAACTAA
- the mgtA gene encoding magnesium-translocating P-type ATPase, whose amino-acid sequence MKFWQRLFTSFLQRFHLMRFFGRNRSFKELHQSSYAQEISKNLSKRLLNASRDQTNDLLKQFDTHLTGLTEEQAHSQQMTVGLNEVTHEKPLTWWQHLWYCYRNPFNILLSLLALIAFFTDDLTGSTIISVMVILSTLLRYWQEAKSNQAADALKAMVSNNATVLRHQVSAEDLELMHERYSIDTKNQTTHQFEIPIQYLVPGDVILLSAGDMIPADCRILSAKDLFVSQAAMTGESMPVEKFPLQKNLEETSALELDNIVFMGTNIVSGSAQAVVLSTGIQTYFGALAHRVTATDRSTTAFQMGVNKVSWLLIRFMLVMAPVVLFINGFTKGDWAEAFLFALSVAVGLTPEMLPMIVTSTLAKGAVFLSKKKVIVKRLDAIQNFGAMDVLCTDKTGTLTQDKIFLSQHIDVQGEKSDFVLMQAFLNSYYQTGLKNLLDVAVLEAVDDQIKIQKLRYKKLDEVPFDFDRRRMSVVVQTPQQKARMITKGAVEEMLKVCRYVEVNGKVEPLTKQREVAIEALTQRYNRDGLRVVAVAYREFKNHQENYSVVDESDLILIGYITFLDPPKESAKEAVQSLHAHGVTVKVLTGDNEFVTQKVCREIGLNYDQVLLGGVIETLTDQQLKRAVEQYHIFAKLSPVHKERIVEQLKANGHVVGFLGDGINDAAAIRAADIGISVDTAVDIAKESADLILLEKSLMVLEKGVIEGRRTFANMLKYIKMTASSNFGNVFSVLIASAFIPFLPMLPIHLLIQNLLYDVSQIVIPFDNVDEELIAKPQRWQPEEVGRFMVVFGPISSIFDMITFGLMWFVFSANTPEHQTLFQSGWFVVGLLTQTLIVHMIRTAQIPFIQSRAATPLLIMTAVIMCIGIFLPMGPLASYLKLQALPLSYFLYLPLILGAYMCVTQWVKKIYIRRYGWQ is encoded by the coding sequence ATGAAATTCTGGCAACGACTCTTCACATCATTTTTACAAAGATTTCATTTGATGCGTTTTTTCGGTCGTAATCGATCTTTTAAAGAGCTACATCAATCTAGTTATGCTCAAGAAATTAGCAAAAATTTATCTAAGCGTTTGCTTAATGCATCAAGAGATCAAACGAATGATCTATTAAAACAATTCGATACTCATTTGACGGGGCTTACAGAAGAGCAAGCGCATAGCCAACAAATGACGGTGGGTCTTAATGAAGTTACTCATGAAAAGCCATTAACTTGGTGGCAACACCTTTGGTATTGCTACCGTAATCCGTTCAATATTTTACTTAGCCTGTTGGCATTGATTGCTTTTTTTACCGATGATCTAACAGGTTCAACCATTATTAGTGTGATGGTAATTCTTTCAACACTACTTCGTTACTGGCAAGAAGCAAAGTCAAATCAAGCTGCGGATGCCTTAAAGGCAATGGTGAGTAATAATGCTACTGTATTGCGCCATCAAGTCAGTGCAGAAGATTTAGAACTTATGCATGAGCGTTATAGCATTGATACTAAAAACCAAACCACTCACCAATTTGAGATACCAATTCAGTATTTAGTGCCGGGTGATGTAATTTTATTATCTGCGGGTGACATGATTCCTGCGGATTGTAGAATTTTGTCTGCTAAAGATTTGTTTGTCTCTCAAGCTGCAATGACTGGTGAATCAATGCCTGTCGAGAAATTTCCGTTGCAGAAAAATCTTGAAGAAACCAGCGCTTTAGAGCTAGATAATATTGTATTCATGGGGACCAATATTGTTTCTGGTTCAGCTCAGGCAGTGGTTTTAAGTACGGGTATTCAAACATATTTCGGTGCATTGGCTCATCGAGTTACGGCTACTGATCGGAGCACGACTGCATTTCAAATGGGTGTCAACAAAGTAAGTTGGTTGCTCATTCGCTTTATGTTGGTGATGGCACCTGTTGTACTTTTCATTAATGGCTTCACCAAAGGCGATTGGGCCGAAGCATTTTTATTCGCATTATCTGTAGCTGTCGGTCTTACTCCAGAAATGCTACCGATGATTGTGACTTCAACTTTGGCAAAGGGCGCGGTTTTCTTATCTAAAAAGAAAGTGATTGTTAAACGTCTAGATGCGATACAGAACTTTGGTGCCATGGATGTTCTATGTACCGATAAAACTGGAACTCTGACTCAAGACAAAATCTTTTTATCCCAACATATTGATGTTCAAGGTGAGAAATCAGACTTTGTACTCATGCAGGCATTTTTAAATAGTTATTATCAAACAGGCCTAAAAAATTTGCTTGATGTGGCTGTTTTAGAAGCTGTTGATGATCAGATCAAAATACAGAAGTTACGTTACAAGAAGTTAGATGAAGTTCCTTTTGATTTTGATCGCCGCCGTATGTCAGTCGTGGTACAAACGCCTCAACAAAAAGCCCGTATGATTACCAAAGGTGCAGTTGAGGAAATGTTAAAGGTTTGCCGTTATGTCGAGGTAAATGGCAAAGTAGAGCCTTTAACAAAGCAACGTGAAGTAGCAATTGAGGCATTAACTCAACGCTATAACCGAGATGGTTTAAGAGTGGTGGCAGTAGCGTATCGTGAGTTTAAAAATCATCAGGAAAATTATTCAGTTGTTGACGAAAGTGATCTGATTTTAATAGGTTATATTACTTTTCTTGATCCACCTAAAGAGTCTGCCAAAGAAGCTGTACAGAGTTTACATGCCCATGGTGTAACGGTAAAAGTGCTAACTGGGGATAATGAGTTTGTCACCCAAAAAGTGTGCCGAGAAATTGGCCTGAATTATGATCAAGTTTTATTGGGCGGTGTAATTGAAACCTTAACTGATCAACAACTCAAAAGAGCAGTAGAGCAATACCACATTTTTGCGAAATTAAGTCCGGTTCACAAAGAACGTATTGTTGAGCAGTTAAAAGCAAATGGTCACGTGGTTGGTTTCTTAGGAGACGGTATTAACGATGCCGCTGCTATACGTGCTGCCGATATTGGTATTTCAGTAGATACCGCAGTAGATATCGCTAAAGAGTCTGCAGATTTAATCTTGCTTGAAAAAAGCCTGATGGTTCTTGAAAAAGGTGTGATTGAAGGCCGTAGAACTTTTGCCAATATGCTGAAGTATATCAAAATGACGGCGAGTTCAAATTTTGGTAACGTTTTTTCGGTACTTATTGCGAGTGCTTTTATTCCATTTTTACCAATGCTGCCTATTCACTTACTCATTCAAAACTTACTTTATGATGTTTCACAAATTGTGATTCCTTTTGACAATGTGGATGAAGAGCTAATTGCAAAACCACAGCGTTGGCAACCTGAAGAAGTTGGCCGCTTTATGGTGGTGTTTGGACCGATTAGCTCCATTTTTGACATGATTACTTTTGGGTTAATGTGGTTTGTATTTTCAGCAAATACTCCTGAACATCAGACGCTATTCCAATCAGGCTGGTTTGTGGTGGGTTTACTTACCCAGACATTAATTGTCCATATGATCCGTACAGCTCAAATTCCATTTATTCAGAGTCGTGCCGCGACTCCATTATTAATAATGACAGCGGTGATTATGTGTATCGGGATTTTCTTACCAATGGGTCCTTTAGCAAGCTATTTAAAACTACAAGCTTTACCTTTAAGTTATTTCTTATATTTACCTTTAATTTTAGGTGCTTATATGTGTGTTACTCAATGGGTAAAGAAAATCTATATCCGCCGTTATGGCTGGCAATAA
- a CDS encoding RDD family protein, with product MTYKYEYAGFWLRFGAMIIDTLILFLAIIPAAWIFYHGDYDLIFATGMSSKPQNYWFDMIVNYAFPFLYTVLCWIYFAGTPGKRLMRLKVLDEKTGNKLTFVQSLIRYIGYIPSILVFCIGLIWVAFDAKKQGWHDKMAKTVVVREL from the coding sequence ATGACCTATAAATATGAATATGCAGGGTTTTGGTTAAGATTTGGCGCAATGATCATTGATACTCTTATTCTTTTTTTAGCAATTATTCCAGCCGCATGGATCTTTTATCATGGAGATTACGATCTCATATTTGCTACAGGTATGAGTAGTAAACCGCAAAACTATTGGTTTGATATGATCGTAAATTATGCATTTCCATTTTTATATACTGTTTTGTGTTGGATCTACTTTGCAGGGACTCCAGGAAAACGTCTAATGCGTTTAAAAGTTCTCGATGAAAAGACAGGTAATAAGTTAACTTTCGTACAATCTCTCATTCGCTATATCGGATATATTCCATCTATTTTAGTGTTTTGTATCGGTCTTATTTGGGTCGCATTTGATGCTAAAAAACAAGGATGGCATGACAAGATGGCGAAAACAGTGGTGGTTAGAGAACTGTGA
- a CDS encoding universal stress protein produces MNYRHIIVPVDGSEISLAAARQAAHIAKAFGSKLTAISLVAVDPFSGVDFYYISPVVKDYFVEARANAEKTLAKVKALCAEEGVDIETQIIQGEISSDGILKAVEELGSDLIVIGSHGRKGFQKLILGSFAQDVLNSTKIQVLVVKE; encoded by the coding sequence ATGAATTACCGACATATTATTGTACCTGTAGATGGTTCTGAGATTTCTTTGGCAGCAGCACGACAAGCGGCCCATATCGCTAAAGCTTTTGGTAGTAAACTTACAGCAATTAGTCTGGTTGCAGTGGACCCGTTTAGTGGTGTCGATTTCTATTACATCTCTCCTGTTGTAAAAGATTATTTTGTTGAAGCGCGTGCTAATGCAGAAAAAACACTTGCGAAAGTAAAAGCCCTATGCGCTGAAGAAGGTGTTGATATTGAAACACAAATTATTCAAGGTGAAATCTCATCTGATGGCATTCTTAAAGCTGTAGAAGAGTTGGGTTCAGACCTGATTGTTATTGGTTCACATGGTCGTAAAGGTTTCCAAAAACTTATTTTGGGTAGTTTTGCGCAAGATGTTCTAAACAGCACTAAAATCCAAGTTTTGGTGGTAAAAGAATAA
- a CDS encoding ATP-binding cassette domain-containing protein, producing MTQQVCVISQLTLEFPSKVMFKELNFSLEHHQVSALIGRNGQGKSLLMQLLHKISPTTEMHISGQINWQTKYAYLSQLTRLQSDTIAEALEVNHLYNAFQRVEKGEAEYDDYDLLEGHWDLPNIWEALLRSAQLPTDLDFPVKQLSEGQKTKLALSALFLKTDHYLLLDEPSNHLDQEARQWLIAQLKKHPVGALIISHDLTLLNEVDHIYHLNEHGLQHTTGNYEKFYEQYQSQIEALEQSVHQHQREVKHMKQKQHEVLMKAQKRERAGNKLRDSNSQAKILLDFKKEQAGQSLGAIHSQHQRQIDQNQQDLKSKKVLLETVKPQQFIFPSFNKRTGEILRIENLKLNYGTQQPIHLALRACQKIHLVGRNGIGKSTLLKQIDQSAVTATDEIKLFVNCFYLDQNFSFLLDHLSAVENLRNINPNITELEWRNLLGQLRIRGDKSTYPLAQLSGGEKLKVALLGLSHAQPMPELLLLDEPENHLDIESRDLFANAISSYEGAVLLVSHDLSFVEKCGIVDSIYLN from the coding sequence ATGACTCAGCAGGTATGTGTAATATCACAACTCACTTTGGAGTTTCCTTCAAAAGTGATGTTTAAAGAATTGAATTTCTCACTTGAGCATCATCAAGTATCAGCCTTAATTGGCCGCAATGGTCAAGGTAAGTCTTTACTTATGCAATTGCTTCACAAGATTTCACCCACTACAGAAATGCATATCAGTGGCCAAATAAACTGGCAAACCAAGTATGCATATTTATCTCAGCTCACTCGTCTCCAATCAGACACAATTGCAGAAGCTTTAGAGGTCAACCATCTTTACAACGCTTTTCAAAGAGTGGAAAAAGGCGAAGCTGAATACGATGATTATGATTTGTTAGAAGGACATTGGGATCTTCCTAATATTTGGGAAGCTTTACTACGATCTGCTCAGCTACCAACCGATTTAGACTTTCCTGTTAAGCAGTTGAGCGAAGGCCAAAAAACCAAGTTAGCCTTATCCGCATTATTTTTAAAAACTGATCATTACCTATTACTTGATGAGCCAAGCAACCATCTCGATCAAGAAGCTAGACAGTGGTTAATTGCTCAGTTAAAGAAACATCCAGTAGGCGCTCTGATTATTAGTCATGATCTGACTTTGCTAAATGAAGTCGACCATATTTATCACTTAAATGAGCATGGCCTACAGCATACTACAGGAAATTATGAAAAATTTTATGAGCAATATCAGTCCCAAATCGAGGCTTTAGAACAGTCAGTACATCAGCATCAACGTGAAGTTAAGCACATGAAGCAAAAGCAGCATGAAGTTTTAATGAAAGCCCAAAAACGTGAGCGTGCTGGCAACAAACTTCGTGACTCAAACTCGCAAGCTAAAATTTTGCTCGATTTTAAAAAAGAACAGGCTGGGCAAAGCCTAGGAGCAATTCATTCTCAACATCAGCGTCAAATCGATCAAAACCAGCAAGACTTGAAGAGTAAAAAAGTACTTCTAGAAACTGTTAAGCCCCAACAATTTATATTCCCCTCTTTTAACAAAAGAACAGGAGAAATTCTTAGAATTGAGAACTTAAAACTCAACTATGGGACACAACAACCAATTCATCTCGCCTTAAGAGCTTGTCAAAAGATTCATTTGGTTGGCCGAAATGGTATTGGGAAATCAACTTTGCTGAAACAGATTGATCAATCAGCTGTAACTGCTACAGATGAAATTAAACTGTTTGTAAATTGCTTTTATCTCGATCAGAACTTTAGCTTTTTATTAGACCATCTCTCTGCTGTTGAAAACTTAAGAAATATTAACCCAAATATTACTGAGTTAGAGTGGAGAAATTTATTAGGTCAGCTTCGGATTCGTGGTGATAAAAGCACATATCCCTTAGCTCAACTCAGTGGTGGTGAGAAGTTAAAAGTTGCTTTACTAGGTTTGAGCCATGCTCAGCCTATGCCTGAACTTTTACTACTTGATGAACCAGAAAACCACTTAGATATCGAGTCAAGAGATCTATTTGCAAATGCTATTTCTAGTTATGAAGGTGCTGTGCTATTAGTTTCACATGATTTAAGTTTTGTTGAAAAATGCGGGATTGTTGATTCAATTTATTTAAATTAA
- a CDS encoding OmpW/AlkL family protein, whose translation MKIKLSKIVIASSLLIFANMSYAEGVKRFSVSAGWLHVMPQGKANPFNINTSVKNGTVAKVGSISPTSFLNSVDPNATEVDVGGEPFNQKEFLELALNDDFLKGLLLDEEGNIKPEVAGEATIQGLEQWHQNDAGLEVDDTDTLGLMFNYYLNDNVSLQFIGGIPPKVDIKGQGEILAPLSGVALSPNELVKILFPNGITLGQAVPITNLGNKPKAASVRAWTPAIEAQYQFGKSGVNKFRPYLGVGLMYAHFNDIKLNDEIRSDLISAGHMIQNVLDGKAGAALDRKESSGNMVVKVDADDAIAPIFTAGFTYDFNDSWYTVASISYAKLNNRTQIDVINQNTGARLIHGSTKVDIDPIITYLGVGYRF comes from the coding sequence ATGAAAATAAAATTATCGAAAATAGTAATAGCCAGCTCATTATTGATATTTGCAAATATGAGTTATGCAGAGGGAGTAAAACGGTTTTCTGTCTCGGCAGGTTGGTTACATGTAATGCCTCAAGGTAAAGCTAATCCATTTAATATCAATACAAGTGTTAAAAATGGAACAGTTGCTAAAGTTGGAAGCATTTCGCCGACCAGTTTCTTAAACTCCGTTGATCCTAATGCTACAGAGGTAGATGTAGGCGGTGAACCTTTTAATCAAAAAGAGTTTCTTGAACTCGCTTTAAATGATGACTTTTTAAAAGGGCTCTTACTTGATGAAGAAGGCAATATAAAACCTGAGGTAGCAGGTGAGGCAACGATTCAAGGGTTAGAGCAGTGGCATCAAAATGATGCCGGCCTTGAAGTAGATGACACAGACACATTAGGGCTTATGTTTAACTATTACCTCAATGACAATGTGTCTTTACAATTTATTGGAGGCATTCCCCCTAAAGTCGATATTAAAGGCCAAGGTGAAATCTTGGCACCATTAAGCGGTGTCGCGTTGTCACCAAATGAATTAGTTAAAATTCTTTTTCCGAACGGCATTACCTTAGGTCAAGCGGTCCCGATTACCAATTTAGGCAATAAACCTAAAGCAGCTAGTGTTCGTGCCTGGACACCTGCAATTGAAGCACAATATCAATTTGGGAAGAGTGGGGTGAACAAGTTTAGACCCTATTTAGGTGTGGGATTAATGTATGCTCATTTTAATGATATTAAGCTAAATGACGAAATTCGTTCTGACCTGATCTCTGCAGGCCATATGATTCAAAATGTGTTAGATGGTAAGGCTGGGGCTGCCTTGGATCGTAAAGAGTCGAGTGGAAATATGGTGGTTAAAGTAGATGCAGATGATGCGATTGCGCCTATATTTACTGCCGGTTTTACTTATGATTTTAATGATTCTTGGTATACGGTTGCCTCAATATCTTATGCAAAACTAAATAATCGAACACAAATTGATGTCATTAACCAAAATACGGGCGCTCGCTTAATTCATGGGTCAACTAAAGTTGATATTGACCCGATCATTACATATTTAGGGGTGGGCTACAGATTTTAA